ACGCCTCCACCGCCGAACGGCAGCAGCTCGTCGGTGCGGTGATGGAGATGGCGCGCACCGAGCGCGACGCCGACGGCCGGGAGTACCTCGCCGCCGACGTGGTCTTCCATCGCACGCTTCTGACGGCATCCGGCAACACGATGTTCGCCGCGCTCGGGTCGGTCGTGGAGTCGGTGCTCGTGGGGCGAACTCTTCACGACCTCATGCCGCACGACGCCAACCCGCACGCCGTGCGTTGGCATCAGGACGTGGCGTTCGCCGTGGCCGCCGGGCGCGCGGATGACGCCGCCGAGGCGATGCGCCTCATCGTGCGCGAGGCCGGGGAAGCGATGGCGTCGGCGACATCGCCGGAATGATCGTGCTCGTTCGCCGCGGATGAGGGCGGCTCGACATCCTCAGCTCGTGGAGGGCGACGGAGTACCCGAGGAGCTGCGCTCAGCGGTGAAGCGGCGCGTGACCGCGATGTCGCGACCGCCGAGCCCCCGCTCGACGATCTCGTCGAAGGCTGCGCGCAGCGCCGGCAACAGCGCGGGACGGGTGTCGGTGGCCGCGGCGATGTCGTTGGCGAAGCGCAGGTCTTTGACCATGTACTCCGCGATGCCGCTGGGGGAGTCGTCGCCCGAGACGAGCTTCTCGCGACGGCTCTCGAGCAGTCGCGAGCCGGCGTAGCCGCCGCCCAGCAGGTGCCACAGGGCCGCGGGGTCGACGCCGGAACGCGCGGCGAGCTCGGTCGCCTCGCCCAGGGCCATGATCGTGGCGGCGACGACGAGCTGGTTGCAGGCCTTGGCGACCTCGCCCGCGCCGAGTGGGCCGAGTCGGACCGGGGTGCCGCACGGCGCGAGCAGCGAGGCCGCGCGGTCGGTGTCGTCGGGGTCTCCGCCGAGCATGATCGAGAGCGTTCCGGCCTTCGCGCCGTCTTCTCCGCCCGACACGGGGCAGTCCACTAGGCGCACCGTGTCGGGGAGCCGCGCGGCGAGTTCTCGGACGCCCACGGGCGACGAGGTGGAGCCGATCATGATGAGGTACGGCCGGTCGCCGATGCCCCCGAGCAGCCCGTCGGCTCCGTCGAGATGTTCCTCGAGCTGCGGGAGGTCGGGCAGCATGACCAGCACCGCATCGGTGGCGGCCCCGAGATCTCTCGCGGTGGTCGCCCACACGGCGCCGGCGTCGATGAGGGCCGGCCGCTCGCGTCGTGCGTGCACGGTGAGTGCCCCACGCGCGGTGAGGAGGTGCTGCGCCATCGGCTCGCCCATCGCGCCGAGGCCCCAGACCCCCAGACGGAGGTCGGAGGCGGAAGCGGAACGGCCGGTCTCTTCGTCGAGCGGGGTCATGTCGGCATCCTATCGGCTGGACAACGGGTTGAACAGGGTTCAGTATGGTGAACGACGATTCGAAAGACCGCGCGGTCCGAGACCGATCGCGGCGGAGGGACAGACGACGATGTCGACACACGAGAGCCTACGCGCGGTGGTCGCGGTACCCCTGAGCGAAGAGCACTGCCGCCTCATAGAGCGCCTGGAGCCCCGGCTGGAGCTCGTGCGCGACGCGCGCCTGACCCACCCGATGCGGGGTCCCGCCGACTGGTCGGGCGATCCGGCGCACGTGCGCACCGACGACGAACAGCGCGCGTTCGACGAGATGGTCGACTCGGCCGACGCCCTCTTCGGCATCCCCGACGTCGAGCCCGCCGCTCTCGCGCGCACCGTCGCCGCCAACCCGCGGCTCCGCTGGGTCATGACCACCGCCGCGGGTGGCGGCGGACAGGTGAAGGCCGCCGGGCTCGATCCGGCCGACCTCGAGCGTGTGCAGTTCACCACGAGCGCGGGTGTCCACGGCGGCCCCCTGGCCGAGTTCGCCGTCTTCGGCGTGCTCGCCGGCGCCAAAGACCTGCCCCGACTCGCCGACGACCAAGCGGCTCGCCGGTGGCCCGACCGCTGGGAGATGCGGCAGATCGACGAGATGACCGTGCTGGTGGTGGGCCTGGGCGGCATCGGCTCGGAGTGTGCGCGGCGGTTCCACGCCCTCGGGGCCCAGGTGTGGGGGACCACGCGCACGGGCGCGCCGGTCGAGGGCGTCGACCGCCTCGTTCCCCTCGATGACCTGGCGAGCGCGGTGGCCGAGGTGGATGCCATCGTGGTCACCCTCCCGGGCACCGATCAGACGCACCACCTGATCGGGGCCGAGGTGTTCGCCGCGGTCAAGCCGGGCGTGATCGTCGCCAACGTCGGGCGCGGCACCGTGATCGACGAGGAAGCGCTGCTCGCGGCGTTGGACGACGGGCGGGTCGGCTTCGCCGCCCTCGACGTCTTCGAGGTCGAGCCCCTGCCGAGTGCGTCGCCGCTGTGGTCGCACCCGCGCGTGCTCGTGAGTCCTCACACCGCCGCGTTGAGCAGCAAAGAGGAGGAGCGCATCGCGCGACGCTTCGCCGAGAACGCCACACGCCTGCTCGACGGCCAGCCGCTGCGCGCCGTTGTCGATACGGTCGAGTTCTACTGACGCGTCGCGTCGGCGCGATCCCGGTTCCCGCGTCGACGACGCGCACGAGGGAGGCCGCGATGAGTGTCGATGACGCGAGCGCGTTGGCGCGCGACCCTGCACCGGCGGTCGGGCGCAGCATCCGGCTGCTCGAGATGCTGGCCGAGGCGGGGCGCGCCTTGACGCTGACGGAACTCGCCTCGGGGCTCGGCCTCGCCAAGTCGTCGACGGCCAACCTCTGCCTGTCGCTCGAGGGCGGCCGCATGATCGAGCGCGTCGCGTCGGGTTACCGCCTCGGCATCCGCACGGCCGAGCTCGGCGGCGCCTTCGCGGCGCAGTTCAATCAGATCCGCGAGTTCTACGCCGTGTGCGAGTCGTCGCCCGTGCTGGCGCGTGAGCTGGTGCAGGTGGCGATGCTCGACGACCTCGACGCGCTGTACCTGGCCCGCTACGAGGGGTCGCGCTCGGTGAGGCTCGGCACGCCGCTGGGCTCGCGGTTGCCCGCGGCGCTGTCGGCGACCGGCCGCGCGCTGCTGATGACGCGCGACGACGAGACGGTCCGCGACCTGCTGTCGCGAGCGCGGCCCCTGCCGCAGCTGACGGAACACAGCACGGTCGACGTCGACGGCGTGCTGGCCAAGCTCGCCGCCGCGCGGACGCGGGGCTGGTCGGTCGACGAGGAGGAGTCGTTCCGCGGCATCGTCGGTGTCGCCGTGCCGCTCGAGGGCTGGGCGCCGGGCGACCCGCAGCTGGCCCTGGGCGTCGGCATCCCGGTGGCGGATGCCGTGCCCGAGCGCCTCGAGAGGGTCGGGGCCGCCCTGCGCGAAGCCGCCGCGGCGCTGACGAACCCGTTCAGCGCGTCGCGCTCGGCCTGAGTCGAGCGCCGGGGGCGCGTCGGGGTAGGGGATCGGGCGAGAACAGGGCCTGCGGGTGCGGGGTGGGCCTGTCTCCGAAGGATCTCCTGTTCTCGCGCGCCGACGGCGGGCGCCCGCCGTCCTGTTCGCGCGCGCCCGCGGCTGCCGCGCCGCCGCCTCGGCGGTGCGCGCCCCGCGATGGCCCGGAATCGGCCGATCACGCCGTCCGCCGCCTGACGGGTCGTCGCGCATCGGCCTGGCCGAAACTCGTCGGCACATTTCTGTTCAACATATTGAACTCGGTACAGCGGGTTGGTACAGTCGGCTCGTCGCAAGACCCCAGCCGATCGAAGGAGATGGCCGTGACCACAGCATCCACACCGACGCCGCAGCCGACGGATGACCCCGAATACGCCGCGAACCTGCGGCGCGCGACGCTCGCCTCGAGCATCGGCAGCGCGCTGGAGTATTTCGACTTCGCGCTCTACGGACTGTCGACGGCGCTGATCTTCAACGTCCTGTTCTTCTCGCAGGACGACCCGGCCCTCGCCACGGTCGCCGCCTTCGCCACCTACGGCGTCGGCTTCCTCGCCCGCCCGTTCGGGGGGCTCTTCTTCGGCGTCATGGGCGACAAGCTCGGGCGCAAGTGGGTGCTGGTCATCACGATCCTGCTGATGGGCGGGGCGTCCACGGCGATCGGTCTGCTGCCCACGTACGACGCGGTCGGCATCCTCGCCCCGATCCTGCTCGTGATCATGCGCCTGCTGCAGGGCTTCGGCGCCGGCGCCGAGCAGGCGGGCGCCACGGTGCTCATGGCCGAGTACGCCCCGGTGAAGCGTCGCGGTTTCTTCTCGGCGCTGCCGTTCATCGGCATCCAGGCGGGAACGCTGCTGGCGGCCGTCGTCTTCAGCCTCATCTCGCTGCTGCCCGAAGACCAGCTGCTCAGCTGGGGCTGGCGCGTGCCCTTCCTCGCCTCGTTCGTCCTGATCCTGCTCGCGCTGTTCATCCGCATGCGCCTCCGCGAGACGCCGACGTTCATCGAGCTCGAGAAGACCGAGCAGATCGCCGAGCGTCCCATCCGCGACATCTTCACGCGGGGCCTTCCGGGCGTCATCGTCGGCATCGGCCTGCGCATGGCCGAGAACGGCGGCTCGTACATGTTCAACACCCTCGCGCTGTCGTTCTTCGTCGCCTCCGTCGGCGGCCAGGCCGACCGGAGCCTGCTCACCTGGGGTGTCACGCTCGGATCCCTCATCGGCATCTTCTCGGTGCCGCTGACGGGCGCGCTGTCGGACCGGATGGGCCGGCGCACCGTGTACCGCGCGGGCGCGCTGTTCATGCTGCTGTTCACATTCCCCGCCTGGTGGCTCATCTCGCTCGGCAGCTACCCGATCACCATCGCGGTCATCGCGATCGGCATCGGCGTCGCGGTGAACTCCATGCTCGGACCCCAGTGCGCCATGCTCCCCGAGCTCTTCGGCAACCGTCACCGCTACCTCGGCGTGGCGATGGCACGCGAGATCTCGGCCGTCCTCGCCGGTGGCCTCGCGGGCGTGCTGGGCGCCTACATCATCGCCGTCAGCGGGGCGAACTGGCTGCTCCTGGCCATCTACATGGCCACGCTCGCTCTCATCACCACCGCCTCGACGTTCCTCGTTCCCGAGACCCTGCGCCGCGACCTCACCCGCACCGACGACGCGATCAAGGTCTCGCGTGAAGAGGCCGGCGAGGGCGTGGACGCCACCACCGTCACCGTCCGGACCATCCGATGACCGGCGCCTTCGACCTGACCGGCCGCCTCGCCCTGGTGACGGGGTCGAGCCGCGGGATCGGCCGCACCCTCGCGCAGGGGCTCGCCGAGGCGGGTGCGACGGTGATCGTGCACGGGCGGGATGCCGAGACGGCGGGCCGTGCCGCGGACGAGATCTCGGCGTCGACCGGGGTGGGTGCCCACGTCGCGACGTTCGACGTGGGGGACTCGGCCGCGGTGGATGCCGGGATCTCCGCGATCGAGCAGGCCCACGGCGTGCCCGACATCGTCGTCAACAACGCCGGCGTGCAGCGCCGCGCACCGATCGCGGAGTTCGCCGACACGGACTGGGACGACCTCGTGCGAACGAATCTGTCGAGCGCGTTCTACGTCTCGCGTCGGGTCGCTGCCGGGATGATCGCCCGCGGCTCGGGCAAGCTCGTGCAGATCGGCAGCGTGCAGTCGCAGCTCGCGCGTCCCTCGATCGCCGCGTACGGCGCGACGAAGGGGGCCATCGCGATGCTGACGAAGGGCCTGTGCGCCGACCTCGCGCCGCACGGCATCCAGGCCAACGCCATCGCGCCCGGCTACTTCGCCACCGAGTTGACCCAGGCCCTCGTCGACGACGAGCAGTTCTCGTCGTGGGTGCGCACCCGTACCCCGGCGGGCCGATGGGGGGACACCAGCGATCTGGTGGGGACGCTGGTGTTCCTCTCGAGCTCGGCCAGTGACTTCGTCAACGGCCAGACGATCTACGTCGACGGCGGAATGACGGCGGTGGTCTGATGCGCATCGCCCGTGTGACCACTTCGAAC
The DNA window shown above is from Microbacterium proteolyticum and carries:
- a CDS encoding NAD(P)-dependent oxidoreductase; translated protein: MTPLDEETGRSASASDLRLGVWGLGAMGEPMAQHLLTARGALTVHARRERPALIDAGAVWATTARDLGAATDAVLVMLPDLPQLEEHLDGADGLLGGIGDRPYLIMIGSTSSPVGVRELAARLPDTVRLVDCPVSGGEDGAKAGTLSIMLGGDPDDTDRAASLLAPCGTPVRLGPLGAGEVAKACNQLVVAATIMALGEATELAARSGVDPAALWHLLGGGYAGSRLLESRREKLVSGDDSPSGIAEYMVKDLRFANDIAAATDTRPALLPALRAAFDEIVERGLGGRDIAVTRRFTAERSSSGTPSPSTS
- a CDS encoding MFS transporter, producing the protein MAVTTASTPTPQPTDDPEYAANLRRATLASSIGSALEYFDFALYGLSTALIFNVLFFSQDDPALATVAAFATYGVGFLARPFGGLFFGVMGDKLGRKWVLVITILLMGGASTAIGLLPTYDAVGILAPILLVIMRLLQGFGAGAEQAGATVLMAEYAPVKRRGFFSALPFIGIQAGTLLAAVVFSLISLLPEDQLLSWGWRVPFLASFVLILLALFIRMRLRETPTFIELEKTEQIAERPIRDIFTRGLPGVIVGIGLRMAENGGSYMFNTLALSFFVASVGGQADRSLLTWGVTLGSLIGIFSVPLTGALSDRMGRRTVYRAGALFMLLFTFPAWWLISLGSYPITIAVIAIGIGVAVNSMLGPQCAMLPELFGNRHRYLGVAMAREISAVLAGGLAGVLGAYIIAVSGANWLLLAIYMATLALITTASTFLVPETLRRDLTRTDDAIKVSREEAGEGVDATTVTVRTIR
- a CDS encoding FadR/GntR family transcriptional regulator, whose amino-acid sequence is MTMDRPTVASLHDALVDRLGAAIVAGELAPGSRLVTAELSEGSSRGAGREAVRVLQSLGLVRVRRKTGIEVLPASQWNVYAPEIIAWRLAGPGRAKQLRELSDLRGAIEPLAARAAATNASTAERQQLVGAVMEMARTERDADGREYLAADVVFHRTLLTASGNTMFAALGSVVESVLVGRTLHDLMPHDANPHAVRWHQDVAFAVAAGRADDAAEAMRLIVREAGEAMASATSPE
- a CDS encoding D-2-hydroxyacid dehydrogenase, which translates into the protein MSTHESLRAVVAVPLSEEHCRLIERLEPRLELVRDARLTHPMRGPADWSGDPAHVRTDDEQRAFDEMVDSADALFGIPDVEPAALARTVAANPRLRWVMTTAAGGGGQVKAAGLDPADLERVQFTTSAGVHGGPLAEFAVFGVLAGAKDLPRLADDQAARRWPDRWEMRQIDEMTVLVVGLGGIGSECARRFHALGAQVWGTTRTGAPVEGVDRLVPLDDLASAVAEVDAIVVTLPGTDQTHHLIGAEVFAAVKPGVIVANVGRGTVIDEEALLAALDDGRVGFAALDVFEVEPLPSASPLWSHPRVLVSPHTAALSSKEEERIARRFAENATRLLDGQPLRAVVDTVEFY
- a CDS encoding IclR family transcriptional regulator; the protein is MSVDDASALARDPAPAVGRSIRLLEMLAEAGRALTLTELASGLGLAKSSTANLCLSLEGGRMIERVASGYRLGIRTAELGGAFAAQFNQIREFYAVCESSPVLARELVQVAMLDDLDALYLARYEGSRSVRLGTPLGSRLPAALSATGRALLMTRDDETVRDLLSRARPLPQLTEHSTVDVDGVLAKLAAARTRGWSVDEEESFRGIVGVAVPLEGWAPGDPQLALGVGIPVADAVPERLERVGAALREAAAALTNPFSASRSA
- a CDS encoding SDR family oxidoreductase, which translates into the protein MTGAFDLTGRLALVTGSSRGIGRTLAQGLAEAGATVIVHGRDAETAGRAADEISASTGVGAHVATFDVGDSAAVDAGISAIEQAHGVPDIVVNNAGVQRRAPIAEFADTDWDDLVRTNLSSAFYVSRRVAAGMIARGSGKLVQIGSVQSQLARPSIAAYGATKGAIAMLTKGLCADLAPHGIQANAIAPGYFATELTQALVDDEQFSSWVRTRTPAGRWGDTSDLVGTLVFLSSSASDFVNGQTIYVDGGMTAVV